In Sphingomonas psychrotolerans, the following proteins share a genomic window:
- a CDS encoding methyltransferase, TIGR04325 family yields the protein MLAGIGGSVRYRGRYASFAQARAHSLGYENPLSLQRGELPALQGPITEARTLQLVAAFAPIVAARANLRVVDLGGSLGGHYYSMARLFPQTDWDWTVVETPAQVAAARTSAPVLHFATERPQGHFDIALISGTLQYLPDPYAVLRDFAAHADYVVLNRLPVAAEDIATVQVVKGQGSYPALLPGERKLMNALAELGEIVMQWECPADQISLGASRVRHRGFLLRVHQNCKETTRTCVPFGMLIDEPVVLNA from the coding sequence ATGCTGGCCGGGATTGGCGGATCGGTACGATACAGGGGTCGCTATGCAAGCTTCGCTCAAGCCCGCGCGCACAGCCTCGGATACGAGAACCCCCTGTCGTTGCAGCGCGGAGAGCTTCCCGCCCTTCAGGGTCCGATTACCGAGGCCCGCACGCTGCAGCTGGTCGCCGCCTTCGCGCCGATCGTCGCCGCCCGCGCCAACTTGCGCGTTGTGGATCTCGGCGGCAGTCTCGGCGGCCATTACTACAGCATGGCGCGGCTCTTTCCCCAAACCGACTGGGACTGGACCGTAGTCGAGACGCCGGCACAAGTTGCTGCTGCCCGGACGAGCGCACCTGTTCTCCACTTCGCGACCGAGCGGCCTCAGGGGCACTTCGACATCGCCCTGATCAGCGGGACGCTTCAGTACCTCCCCGACCCATATGCAGTACTTCGGGATTTCGCCGCGCACGCAGATTACGTCGTGCTCAATCGCCTGCCCGTTGCCGCGGAGGATATTGCGACCGTTCAGGTGGTGAAGGGGCAGGGTTCGTACCCCGCACTGCTCCCCGGCGAGCGCAAGCTTATGAACGCGCTGGCGGAGCTAGGTGAGATCGTCATGCAGTGGGAATGCCCCGCCGATCAGATATCCCTCGGGGCAAGCCGGGTGCGGCACAGGGGGTTTCTGCTGCGGGTGCATCAGAACTGCAAGGAAACGACCCGAACCTGCGTGCCGTTCGGGATGTTGATCGATGAGCCGGTGGTATTAAACGCGTAG
- a CDS encoding helicase RepA family protein, whose protein sequence is MSLLVDSMADLHNYTDGAAIDIHHSGKDKENGMRGSTVLLGGRP, encoded by the coding sequence ATGTCATTGCTCGTCGACAGCATGGCGGATCTTCATAATTACACCGACGGTGCTGCGATCGACATCCACCACTCAGGCAAAGACAAAGAGAACGGTATGCGCGGCAGCACCGTCCTTCTGGGCGGCCGCCCATGA
- a CDS encoding KTSC domain-containing protein has product MARYRFMPSSVIRRWDYDEAGQRLDIVFVSGRMYSYHEVPPAVAQAMREAFSKGSYFNRHIRDHFAFTEHRRRAAP; this is encoded by the coding sequence GTGGCGCGTTATCGATTCATGCCTTCGAGCGTGATCCGTCGCTGGGACTATGACGAGGCCGGGCAGCGGCTCGACATCGTCTTCGTCAGCGGGCGCATGTACAGCTATCACGAGGTGCCGCCCGCGGTGGCGCAGGCGATGCGCGAGGCCTTCTCGAAGGGCAGCTATTTCAACCGGCATATCCGCGATCATTTTGCTTTCACCGAGCATCGGAGGCGGGCGGCACCCTGA
- a CDS encoding adenosine deaminase: MSDDAFITGLPKAELHLHIEGSLEPEQMFAFAQRNGVTIPYASVEEVRAAYDFSNLQDFLDIYYAGADVLRTEEDFRDLALAYFDRAAADGVVHAEIFFDPQTHTHRRVPFGVVANGLLAGMAEAEAKHGLTSKLILCFLRHLDEEDAFKTLSQAQPWIDRIAAVGLDSSEVGHPPAKFERVFAAAAAMGLKRVAHAGEEGPPEYVYEALDLLHVDRLDHGNRSLEDPALVTRLARSGMTLTVCPLSNVKLCNVASIDVHPIDRMLRLGLRVTVNSDDPAYFGGYVGENYRAIARGRALDRDDLVTLARNSFLGSFLPDEAVATHLARLDAYVEAHA, translated from the coding sequence ATGAGCGACGACGCCTTCATCACCGGCCTGCCCAAGGCCGAGCTGCATCTTCATATCGAAGGCAGCCTCGAGCCCGAGCAGATGTTCGCCTTCGCGCAGCGCAACGGCGTGACGATCCCCTACGCCTCGGTCGAAGAAGTCCGCGCGGCTTATGATTTCTCGAACCTGCAGGACTTCCTCGACATCTATTATGCCGGCGCCGACGTGCTGCGTACCGAGGAGGATTTCCGCGATCTTGCGCTCGCTTATTTCGATCGCGCCGCTGCCGACGGCGTCGTCCATGCCGAGATCTTCTTCGACCCCCAGACGCACACCCATCGCCGCGTGCCCTTCGGAGTCGTCGCCAACGGTCTCCTTGCCGGCATGGCCGAAGCCGAGGCAAAGCACGGCCTCACCTCGAAGCTGATCCTCTGCTTCCTGCGCCACCTCGATGAGGAGGATGCTTTCAAGACCCTCAGCCAGGCCCAGCCATGGATCGACCGGATCGCGGCAGTCGGGCTCGATTCCTCGGAAGTCGGCCATCCGCCCGCCAAGTTCGAGCGCGTCTTTGCCGCAGCCGCAGCCATGGGGCTCAAGCGAGTCGCGCATGCCGGCGAAGAGGGGCCGCCCGAATATGTCTACGAGGCACTCGATCTGCTTCATGTCGACCGGCTCGATCACGGCAATCGCAGCCTCGAGGATCCGGCTTTGGTCACGCGCCTCGCGCGTTCGGGGATGACGCTCACCGTCTGCCCGCTGTCGAACGTCAAATTGTGCAACGTCGCCTCGATCGACGTGCACCCGATCGACCGGATGCTGCGTCTCGGGCTGCGCGTCACCGTCAATTCGGACGATCCGGCCTATTTCGGCGGCTATGTCGGCGAGAATTACCGCGCCATCGCGCGCGGCCGGGCGCTCGACCGCGACGATCTGGTCACCCTCGCCCGCAACAGCTTCCTCGGCTCTTTCCTGCCCGACGAGGCCGTCGCGACGCACCTCGCCCGGCTCGATGCGTATGTGGAGGCGCATGCGTGA
- a CDS encoding phosphoribosyltransferase, with protein sequence MSGIVFTPYLHEEMVAGIHVLAAAMEDEGWRPALLVGVGRGGLAPGVYLSHRMNLPLVSIDHSTRIAPFGAELIAVLAERTRAGEQLLFVEDINDSGRTIGEIRAALAAQGAIDANIRFAVLIDNRLSAQRVEYRARTIDRSLDKDWFVFPWEAMAPLEKLAEEAMEVPERIA encoded by the coding sequence GTGAGCGGCATCGTCTTCACGCCCTATCTGCACGAGGAAATGGTCGCCGGCATCCACGTCCTTGCCGCCGCGATGGAAGACGAGGGCTGGCGCCCTGCCTTGCTGGTCGGCGTCGGCCGCGGCGGGCTCGCGCCGGGGGTCTATCTGTCGCACCGGATGAACCTGCCGCTGGTCTCGATCGATCATTCGACCCGGATCGCGCCATTCGGTGCCGAACTGATCGCCGTCCTCGCCGAGCGGACTCGTGCGGGCGAGCAATTGCTGTTCGTCGAGGACATCAACGACAGCGGCCGCACGATCGGCGAGATCCGCGCCGCGCTTGCGGCCCAGGGCGCGATCGATGCGAATATCCGCTTCGCCGTGCTGATCGACAACCGGCTCTCGGCGCAGCGCGTCGAATATCGCGCGCGCACGATCGATCGCAGCCTCGACAAGGACTGGTTCGTCTTTCCATGGGAGGCGATGGCGCCGCTTGAAAAACTCGCCGAGGAAGCGATGGAAGTGCCGGAGCGAATCGCCTGA
- a CDS encoding CC0125/CC1285 family lipoprotein, which translates to MTATPYQPATASSRSGYTDEQIEGNRFRVSFSGNSLTARETVERYLLYRAAELTVQRGFDHFVLVTRDTETRTDTYRTPGAFGGGFYGGGPWGYWSPSWRFYRGPRWGWRSYDPFWDDPFWSSRDWDYRTVRQYEAMAEIVTGRGPKPGDNLRAFDAREVLDRLGPSIKMPESR; encoded by the coding sequence ATGACCGCGACCCCCTATCAGCCCGCGACGGCTTCATCGCGCTCGGGCTATACGGACGAGCAGATCGAGGGCAATCGCTTCCGCGTCAGCTTCTCGGGCAACAGCCTCACTGCGCGCGAGACGGTGGAGCGCTACCTGCTGTATCGCGCGGCTGAACTGACCGTTCAGCGCGGCTTCGACCATTTCGTCCTCGTCACTCGCGACACCGAGACCCGCACCGATACCTATCGCACGCCGGGCGCCTTTGGCGGCGGTTTCTATGGCGGCGGTCCGTGGGGCTATTGGAGCCCGTCGTGGCGCTTTTATCGCGGCCCGCGCTGGGGCTGGCGCAGCTACGATCCGTTCTGGGACGACCCTTTCTGGAGCTCGCGCGACTGGGATTATCGCACCGTCCGCCAATATGAGGCGATGGCCGAGATCGTCACCGGCCGCGGCCCGAAGCCGGGCGACAACCTGCGCGCCTTCGACGCCCGCGAAGTGCTCGACCGTCTCGGGCCGTCGATCAAGATGCCCGAATCGCGCTGA